In uncultured Desulfobacter sp., one DNA window encodes the following:
- a CDS encoding BTAD domain-containing putative transcriptional regulator, translating to MDFLESKLITPHLGNLLERQRLIRTLKNLEGKRLILVTAGAGYGKTTMVAQALSDMSAGNRVLVWYRLDRFDQDITTFTSYLIRGLEKIYPGIGDALCENGFEKGGTGENEARLLELIKILESKTDKELFIVLDDYHLLGAAGKNDVTDFLSIHSYMEFFLKRLPGHVRLVLISRTDPPLKLSNLRVRRQILEIHEFDLVFSLDETAALFSRIHHQVPGTKTLSTLHSQTGGWAAGLILFGAALEKQGIPLPCPGGTDTGMSKDHMFDFLEENLFETQTPDMQQFMARTALMDHMDTTVCDSIFGRKDSQSRFDLMMAAHLMVFPIDKSKTVFHYHHLFREFLLKKLNQTHTESEIKQFHLKIAGLMEARENAMALIHYIEAHAYDDAVRFMTTFELEFLAQGKIRFIKTCLEKIPNKIIAANPRLLFMEAKQYSYFGQTDKSIACLNSACRILRNANSDAYVAKCLVDLGAQYYYTGHIPEARGLMVQVLDEAKADPATYILAVMYLSFFCTVLGDLHDAQKYESQARAVIENFPEFEQFTAIAAMDISRTYILYIQGDFEESKDVNLDLISRCTSAGLQAFLPLAYYHASATDCLLGKYETGVAFSEKGIRAAEKIHLRDSQNGWLFLSRSENHLGLGQLDAARTHAENAFKIFRRPGNRWGMANALDLMAKISLASDNISDARSQATRALNVIKGYGLPVTEAIISITHARIFMACNAFEDAGACLARARKHLKSTPWYLCSAWLLDAGCCHALGQNEAAWRHFQKGLAIARKKQFDRVVLKETGKLIQVMAEFKPESIFSSYLKALGAYQPPVRQGLQIRMLGQFQVSVDGRKIEHDQWPGSKALILFQYMAVHHSRGFIPKDVLLEMLWPDQDPNKTGKRFNTAMSRLRKLLEPDLPPRAPSAYIQRKNDHYRLSLGPGGSLDIKKFRTMAEKALKMEKGMSRDAFAVAREAERLYTGPFLKDESYQDWCIRLQDETKNLYCRLCRMLTDLCKKAKEMEPGIMYAQKFLKTDPFDESMYRELICFFLADGQYGLAQKTFTECRKRMQEMDCSLSPQTLDLMKNIPQI from the coding sequence GTGGATTTTCTGGAATCAAAATTAATTACGCCCCACCTGGGCAATCTGCTGGAACGGCAGCGATTGATCCGGACACTCAAAAACCTTGAAGGAAAGCGCCTGATCCTGGTCACCGCCGGGGCCGGATACGGCAAAACGACAATGGTGGCCCAGGCGCTATCGGACATGTCTGCCGGAAACCGGGTCCTGGTCTGGTATCGCCTGGATCGGTTTGACCAGGATATCACCACCTTCACCAGCTATCTAATCCGAGGACTGGAAAAAATTTACCCCGGCATTGGGGATGCGCTTTGTGAAAACGGATTTGAAAAAGGCGGCACAGGGGAGAACGAGGCAAGGCTCCTGGAACTTATCAAAATACTGGAATCAAAGACGGACAAAGAACTTTTTATTGTTCTGGATGATTACCATCTATTAGGCGCTGCAGGAAAAAATGATGTAACAGATTTTTTAAGTATTCATTCGTACATGGAATTTTTTCTAAAAAGACTACCGGGTCATGTCCGTCTTGTCCTCATATCGCGAACCGACCCGCCTTTAAAATTATCTAACCTGCGGGTGCGCCGGCAGATTTTGGAAATACATGAATTTGATCTGGTCTTTTCCCTTGATGAGACCGCCGCCCTTTTTTCCCGGATACATCACCAGGTCCCCGGAACAAAGACGCTGTCAACCCTTCACAGCCAGACAGGCGGCTGGGCCGCCGGCCTGATCCTGTTTGGCGCGGCCCTTGAAAAACAGGGCATACCACTGCCCTGCCCCGGGGGCACGGATACCGGGATGTCTAAAGATCATATGTTTGATTTCCTGGAGGAAAACCTGTTTGAGACCCAAACGCCTGACATGCAGCAGTTCATGGCCAGAACGGCTCTCATGGATCACATGGACACAACCGTATGTGACAGCATATTCGGCCGAAAAGATTCCCAAAGCCGTTTTGACCTAATGATGGCAGCGCATCTAATGGTGTTCCCCATAGACAAAAGCAAAACTGTTTTTCATTACCACCATTTGTTCCGTGAGTTTCTTTTAAAAAAACTCAATCAAACCCATACGGAATCTGAGATCAAACAATTTCACTTAAAAATTGCAGGTCTTATGGAGGCCCGGGAAAATGCCATGGCGCTGATTCATTACATCGAGGCCCATGCCTATGATGATGCGGTTCGTTTTATGACTACCTTTGAACTGGAATTTCTTGCCCAGGGCAAAATCAGGTTTATAAAAACCTGTCTTGAAAAAATTCCTAATAAAATCATAGCCGCAAACCCCAGACTGCTTTTCATGGAGGCCAAGCAATACTCCTATTTCGGCCAGACGGATAAATCCATTGCCTGCCTGAATTCGGCCTGCCGAATCCTTAGAAACGCCAACTCGGATGCGTATGTGGCCAAATGCCTGGTGGATTTAGGCGCCCAATATTATTACACCGGACATATCCCGGAAGCCAGAGGCCTGATGGTCCAGGTTCTGGATGAAGCCAAGGCAGATCCCGCCACCTATATCCTGGCGGTGATGTATTTGTCTTTTTTTTGTACCGTACTCGGGGACTTACACGATGCACAAAAGTATGAATCCCAGGCCAGGGCTGTGATCGAAAATTTCCCTGAATTCGAACAATTCACCGCCATTGCCGCCATGGATATTTCAAGGACGTATATTCTTTATATCCAAGGGGATTTCGAGGAATCCAAGGACGTAAACCTGGATTTGATTTCCCGGTGCACGTCGGCAGGACTTCAAGCGTTTCTTCCCCTGGCCTATTACCATGCATCTGCCACGGATTGCCTGCTGGGGAAATATGAAACCGGCGTGGCCTTTTCTGAAAAAGGGATAAGGGCAGCAGAAAAAATCCATTTGCGGGACAGCCAGAATGGCTGGCTTTTTCTTTCCCGGTCTGAAAATCATCTGGGGTTGGGACAACTGGATGCCGCACGAACCCATGCAGAAAACGCGTTTAAAATTTTCCGGCGGCCCGGAAACCGCTGGGGCATGGCCAATGCACTGGACCTTATGGCTAAAATCAGCCTGGCCTCAGACAATATTTCCGATGCCCGTTCTCAGGCTACCCGGGCCTTAAATGTTATCAAGGGATATGGACTTCCCGTGACAGAAGCCATTATTTCGATCACCCATGCCCGGATATTCATGGCTTGCAACGCGTTTGAAGATGCCGGTGCCTGTCTGGCCCGGGCCCGAAAGCATCTTAAGTCCACACCCTGGTATTTATGCTCGGCCTGGCTTCTGGACGCCGGGTGCTGCCATGCCCTGGGTCAAAACGAGGCAGCCTGGCGCCATTTCCAAAAAGGACTTGCCATTGCCAGGAAAAAACAGTTTGACCGGGTTGTGTTGAAAGAAACAGGCAAGTTGATTCAGGTCATGGCCGAGTTTAAGCCCGAATCTATCTTTTCATCCTATCTTAAAGCCCTTGGTGCTTATCAGCCCCCTGTCCGGCAAGGGCTGCAAATCCGGATGCTGGGCCAATTCCAGGTATCTGTGGACGGCAGGAAGATTGAACACGACCAATGGCCTGGTTCAAAAGCCCTTATCTTATTTCAATACATGGCCGTACATCACTCCCGGGGATTTATCCCTAAGGATGTGCTGCTGGAAATGCTCTGGCCGGACCAAGACCCCAACAAAACAGGCAAACGCTTCAACACTGCCATGAGCCGGTTGCGCAAGCTTCTGGAACCGGACCTGCCGCCGCGCGCGCCATCCGCATATATCCAACGCAAAAATGATCATTACAGGCTCTCTTTAGGTCCCGGGGGAAGTCTGGATATAAAAAAATTCAGGACAATGGCTGAAAAAGCACTGAAAATGGAAAAAGGTATGTCCAGGGACGCCTTTGCCGTGGCCAGAGAGGCAGAAAGGCTTTACACCGGTCCGTTTCTAAAGGACGAATCTTACCAGGACTGGTGTATCCGGCTGCAGGATGAAACCAAAAACCTTTATTGCAGGCTCTGCCGCATGCTGACAGATTTGTGCAAAAAGGCCAAGGAGATGGAGCCGGGTATTATGTATGCACAAAAGTTTCTTAAAACAGACCCCTTTGATGAATCCATGTACCGGGAACTAATCTGTTTTTTTCTTGCTGACGGACAATATGGCCTTGCACAGAAAACATTCACGGAGTGCCGGAAAAGAATGCAAGAGATGGACTGTTCTTTGAGCCCGCAGACCCTGGATTTAATGAAAAATATCCCACAAATCTGA
- a CDS encoding EAL domain-containing protein, protein MHTPDGKALLDRCNELELRLDETIQEMQYYKNIASVAGHKRLKEVEELSNLIFLRKQAEKALEKTRDELEDKVKERTRELVSINKRLRKEIEERKKVEEEIRYLAFYDSLTGLGNRVLFMDRLNEAIKQAARKRSRFALLFLDLDHFKRVNDTLGHHAGDLLLQGVAENIKKFVRDSDFASRLTPLKKKELLVARFGGDEFSILISDIKEPENAARVAKRILDNIPATYQLDGHEVSVTTSIGISVFPEDGSSAQDLLKHADTAMYHAKSRGRNTYQFFTESMNQIVLERFLIEKGLKKALENDEFILYYQPKLRLSDKKIISAEALIRWHHPQQGMVPPGKFIPIAEESKIILDINRWVIKEACRQVKQWELSGWNDISISVNLSGYKLNNQNIAKYLKDTLSSVGLDSKSIEIEITENILLKENKETISTLNAIKALGFKIAMDDFGTGYSSLSYLTLFPLDTLKIDRYFVMNAMSEQNNQVIIKAIIAMGHSLGKKIIAEGIETEDQYHFLKVCGCDEGQGNFFHHPVPADEFEKLLARDSL, encoded by the coding sequence ATGCATACACCTGACGGCAAAGCACTGTTGGATCGATGTAATGAACTTGAATTGCGTTTGGATGAAACTATACAGGAAATGCAGTATTATAAAAACATTGCATCAGTTGCAGGCCATAAACGGCTCAAAGAAGTTGAAGAACTTTCAAACTTGATTTTTTTACGGAAGCAGGCTGAAAAGGCGCTTGAGAAAACCCGCGATGAGCTTGAAGACAAAGTAAAAGAACGCACCCGGGAATTGGTTTCCATAAATAAGCGGCTTAGAAAAGAAATTGAAGAGAGAAAAAAAGTAGAAGAAGAAATCCGCTACCTTGCGTTCTACGACAGCCTGACCGGCCTGGGTAACCGGGTGCTTTTCATGGACCGCCTTAACGAAGCCATAAAACAAGCGGCCCGGAAAAGGAGTCGATTTGCCTTGCTCTTCCTGGACCTGGATCATTTCAAACGCGTCAACGATACCCTTGGGCATCATGCTGGAGATTTATTGTTACAGGGGGTGGCGGAAAATATCAAAAAATTCGTCCGGGACAGTGATTTCGCCTCCCGGTTAACACCCCTGAAAAAAAAAGAGCTTCTTGTGGCCAGGTTCGGGGGAGATGAATTCAGTATCCTGATCTCAGATATCAAAGAACCGGAGAATGCCGCACGGGTGGCAAAAAGGATCTTGGACAACATTCCGGCAACATATCAACTGGACGGCCATGAGGTGTCGGTGACGACCAGTATCGGTATCAGCGTCTTCCCTGAAGACGGCAGTAGTGCTCAAGATCTTCTCAAGCATGCAGACACGGCTATGTATCACGCCAAAAGCAGGGGAAGAAACACCTATCAATTTTTTACGGAATCCATGAACCAGATAGTCCTGGAACGGTTTTTAATTGAGAAAGGTCTTAAGAAAGCGCTGGAAAATGATGAATTTATACTTTATTACCAGCCCAAACTCAGGTTGTCGGATAAAAAAATCATAAGTGCTGAAGCCCTGATTCGATGGCATCACCCCCAGCAGGGAATGGTTCCCCCGGGTAAATTTATCCCTATAGCGGAAGAATCCAAAATTATTCTTGATATCAACCGCTGGGTCATCAAAGAAGCCTGCCGCCAGGTTAAACAATGGGAACTATCGGGCTGGAATGATATCTCCATTAGCGTCAACTTGTCCGGATACAAGCTGAACAACCAGAATATTGCAAAATACCTGAAGGATACGCTATCCTCCGTGGGGCTGGATTCCAAAAGCATTGAAATCGAAATTACAGAAAACATCCTGCTAAAGGAAAATAAAGAAACTATATCCACATTAAATGCCATAAAAGCCTTAGGGTTTAAAATCGCTATGGATGATTTTGGAACCGGGTATTCCTCCTTAAGTTATCTCACCTTATTTCCCCTGGATACGCTCAAGATCGACCGGTATTTTGTCATGAACGCCATGTCTGAACAAAACAACCAAGTGATCATCAAAGCCATCATTGCCATGGGGCACAGCCTGGGCAAAAAAATTATCGCAGAAGGAATTGAAACAGAAGATCAGTACCATTTTCTGAAAGTATGCGGCTGTGACGAAGGACAGGGGAACTTTTTCCATCACCCGGTACCGGCAGATGAATTTGAGAAACTCCTGGCCCGGGATTCACTGTAA
- the nrfD gene encoding NrfD/PsrC family molybdoenzyme membrane anchor subunit: protein MLELALRGNRNYWIWMGGLVAVMAVGALFYIDQFTHGLMVTGQSRDVSWGFYTAQMTFLVGVAAGGIMLVLPYYLHDYKTFGKITILGEFLAVASIVMCLSYLLVHLGQPMRALNIFLYPTPWSMLFWDGNVLSGYMLLNIIIGWKVLEAEKNGVAPPKWTKPLIYLSIPMAVSIHTMTAFIYCGLPGRGFWLTAILAPRFLASAFASGPALLILFSLIIRQISDFDPGKKAIQSLAVIAAYALVANLFFMICEVFVVFYSNIPSHKAHFTYLYAGLHEKTGLVTWMWSSVALMVTAASILLMPVLRKNEITLTAACMALFAGTWIDKGMGMISGGFVPSPLHHVTEYSPSLHELIISAGITALGLFVLTVLYKLVISVKMYNQSGRV, encoded by the coding sequence ATGCTTGAACTGGCGTTAAGGGGCAATCGAAACTATTGGATATGGATGGGGGGACTTGTAGCGGTCATGGCAGTCGGTGCACTGTTTTATATAGATCAGTTTACCCACGGCCTGATGGTCACAGGCCAGAGCCGGGATGTATCCTGGGGATTTTATACGGCGCAGATGACCTTCCTGGTGGGGGTGGCAGCCGGCGGCATCATGCTGGTGCTTCCCTATTACCTGCATGATTACAAAACATTCGGGAAAATTACGATCCTGGGGGAATTTCTGGCGGTAGCGTCAATTGTCATGTGTCTGTCATATTTGCTTGTCCATCTGGGCCAGCCCATGCGAGCATTAAACATTTTTCTTTATCCCACACCCTGGTCCATGCTTTTCTGGGACGGCAATGTATTGTCCGGGTACATGTTGCTCAATATCATCATTGGCTGGAAGGTGCTGGAGGCAGAAAAGAACGGGGTGGCACCCCCAAAATGGACCAAACCGTTGATCTATCTTTCCATCCCCATGGCCGTGTCCATTCATACCATGACCGCATTTATCTATTGCGGTCTCCCCGGCAGGGGATTCTGGCTGACGGCGATCCTTGCCCCACGGTTTCTGGCATCTGCTTTTGCCTCAGGCCCTGCCTTGCTCATTCTATTCAGTCTTATCATTCGGCAGATCAGTGATTTTGATCCGGGTAAAAAGGCAATTCAATCCCTGGCCGTCATTGCGGCCTACGCCCTGGTCGCCAATCTATTTTTCATGATCTGTGAGGTATTTGTGGTATTTTATTCCAATATCCCGTCCCACAAGGCCCATTTCACTTACCTGTATGCCGGGCTTCACGAAAAGACCGGACTGGTAACCTGGATGTGGTCGTCGGTGGCGCTCATGGTGACAGCGGCATCTATTCTCTTGATGCCGGTTCTAAGGAAAAATGAAATCACCCTGACCGCTGCCTGTATGGCGCTGTTTGCAGGCACCTGGATAGATAAGGGGATGGGAATGATTTCAGGGGGATTTGTACCTTCGCCCCTGCACCATGTCACGGAATACAGTCCAAGCCTTCATGAACTGATTATTTCGGCAGGGATCACAGCCCTGGGCCTGTTCGTTTTGACCGTATTGTATAAACTCGTTATTAGTGTGAAGATGTACAATCAAAGCGGCAGGGTCTGA
- a CDS encoding FIST N-terminal domain-containing protein — protein sequence MRIGIGYSNTSNSFESGKFVAQTAKKDIDSPDFFIAFCNSALNAENFFKGIKEIAGPVPVIGGSAVGIITGDNLSYEGHSAGALALQGENLSVQIHSTGDIDKNLYNAGKKLAERFSPTDDSRLLFLLYDSICQAATPATPPIMNASPQLLAGIEDHLKHSVPVLGAGTLGDFDFKPTMQFCGNYAASRQALGLMMSGDFNVYHAIMHGCTPLDGQYLTITKKKGPFIYEINGMPVCEMIDEVYGSTEWRKQTPVNFLTIGLNKGNKFADFAEENYVNRLIAGALPDGKGICMFEADLDEGTQVQFMLRDTMQMIESVKLNTKKIFNQIEADHRKPCLGIYIDCAGRASIQSHTATEEAACVQQIFNEKNTPLFGFYSGVEIAPFQGSSRGLDWTGVLIILAEK from the coding sequence ATGAGAATTGGCATTGGCTATTCAAATACAAGTAACAGTTTTGAATCTGGAAAATTTGTTGCACAAACCGCTAAAAAAGACATAGATTCCCCTGATTTTTTTATTGCGTTCTGCAATTCAGCACTTAATGCTGAAAATTTTTTTAAAGGAATTAAAGAAATTGCCGGACCTGTACCGGTTATAGGCGGTTCAGCAGTCGGCATTATAACCGGGGATAACCTCTCCTATGAAGGACACTCGGCCGGCGCTCTGGCATTGCAAGGGGAAAATCTGTCCGTTCAAATTCATTCAACAGGCGACATAGACAAAAATTTGTATAACGCCGGAAAAAAACTTGCTGAACGCTTCTCTCCCACCGATGACAGTCGACTTCTTTTTCTTTTATATGATTCAATATGTCAAGCCGCAACGCCTGCAACCCCACCGATAATGAATGCCTCCCCTCAATTGCTTGCGGGTATAGAAGATCATTTAAAGCATTCTGTTCCTGTCCTGGGTGCCGGCACCTTGGGAGATTTTGATTTCAAACCGACCATGCAGTTCTGCGGCAACTATGCAGCAAGCCGGCAGGCCTTGGGATTGATGATGTCCGGTGACTTCAATGTCTACCATGCTATCATGCATGGCTGTACGCCGCTTGATGGGCAATATCTAACCATCACTAAAAAAAAGGGACCGTTTATCTATGAAATAAACGGGATGCCTGTCTGCGAAATGATTGATGAGGTGTATGGAAGCACGGAGTGGCGGAAACAGACACCGGTCAACTTTTTAACCATCGGCTTAAATAAAGGAAACAAATTTGCTGATTTTGCAGAGGAAAATTATGTAAACCGACTTATCGCGGGAGCATTACCGGACGGAAAAGGAATTTGCATGTTTGAGGCAGACCTTGATGAGGGTACACAAGTACAATTCATGCTGCGGGATACCATGCAGATGATTGAATCGGTCAAACTGAACACCAAAAAAATTTTCAATCAGATTGAAGCAGACCACCGGAAGCCATGCCTTGGTATTTATATTGATTGTGCGGGGAGGGCCTCAATTCAATCGCACACAGCCACAGAAGAAGCGGCCTGTGTTCAGCAAATCTTCAATGAAAAAAACACACCTCTTTTCGGGTTTTATTCAGGGGTGGAGATTGCCCCCTTCCAGGGAAGCAGCCGTGGCCTTGACTGGACCGGTGTCTTAATAATACTTGCTGAGAAATAG
- a CDS encoding nickel-dependent hydrogenase large subunit: MFRGFEAILKGRDPLDAQQITQRICGVCPYAHGIASSYAQENAYQLKVPRNGRIQHNLIQGANHLYDYLLHFYQLSALDFVTAILQYKGADPDLTSFKNWVDSELNFGSSFPGAPFLPRLSGKYIADAELNIGALKHYLESLEIQKKANRASAIFGGKFPHATAIFPGGCPQVPNIDHISSYRALISDVRNFIHQKYVPDIVAVAGGFPEYWEIGQSKGDFLKDILAMIDENVKNADIADNIMAETNAVMTGSNRTMEDLSTAIANIEATNKETATTLKLIDEIEKLKTLMGGRFTAP, from the coding sequence ATGTTCAGGGGATTTGAGGCCATTTTAAAAGGGCGGGACCCGCTTGATGCCCAGCAGATCACCCAGAGGATCTGCGGCGTCTGTCCCTATGCCCATGGCATCGCATCCTCATATGCCCAGGAAAATGCGTATCAATTGAAAGTCCCCCGTAACGGACGAATTCAGCACAACCTGATACAGGGCGCCAATCACCTTTACGATTATCTGCTTCATTTTTATCAGCTGTCGGCACTGGATTTTGTTACGGCCATTCTTCAGTATAAAGGCGCAGATCCGGACCTGACATCCTTTAAAAACTGGGTGGACAGTGAGCTGAACTTCGGGTCATCATTTCCAGGCGCGCCTTTTCTGCCAAGGCTCTCCGGCAAATATATCGCCGATGCAGAACTGAATATCGGTGCCTTGAAGCATTATCTCGAATCACTGGAGATACAGAAAAAGGCTAACCGGGCCTCTGCCATTTTCGGCGGCAAGTTTCCCCATGCGACGGCAATTTTTCCGGGTGGCTGCCCGCAGGTTCCGAATATCGACCATATTTCATCCTACAGGGCGCTGATTTCCGATGTCCGGAATTTTATTCACCAAAAATATGTCCCCGATATTGTGGCGGTGGCCGGTGGGTTCCCTGAATATTGGGAAATCGGGCAAAGCAAGGGCGATTTTCTTAAAGACATCCTGGCCATGATTGATGAAAACGTTAAAAATGCAGACATCGCCGACAACATTATGGCGGAAACCAATGCGGTCATGACAGGGTCCAACCGAACCATGGAGGATTTAAGCACTGCCATTGCAAACATAGAAGCGACCAACAAAGAAACGGCCACTACCCTTAAATTAATCGATGAAATTGAAAAATTAAAAACGCTTATGGGAGGAAGATTCACGGCGCCATAA